Proteins encoded together in one Benincasa hispida cultivar B227 chromosome 1, ASM972705v1, whole genome shotgun sequence window:
- the LOC120070259 gene encoding uncharacterized protein LOC120070259 has translation MAESKSDRSPLLSPEMFQIDRSPRHIKETHGKRNDIDETTPLDEVRAPNVFERVKEEIEALVQTIHPKDETAAAESKEEKTKSQSDSTVIAAKVLGRAKDEIEKILHINKTKETHGQRDDIGEDTPLNEVKAPNLLERAVEEYEAFMQTIHSKKESQTFDKRDENAASVQTEAMPISEISSNEKMPINEVKGPNIFERAKDEMEALVHTIRPQEETDSQAREGFLSKLGKCLEIICSPSKKKDD, from the exons ATGGCCGAATCCAAATCTGACCGATCGCCACTTCTTTCTCCCG AAATGTTCCAGATTGATAGATCGCCTCGTCATATCAAGGAGACTCATGGAAAGCGTAATGACATTGACGAGACCACCCCGTTGGATGAAGTCAGGGCGCCAAACGTGTTTGAGAGGGTAAAAGAGGAGATTGAGGCGCTTGTTCAAACGATCCACCCAAA GGATGAAACTGCTGCAGCAGAGTCCAAAGAAGAGAAAACAAAGTCTCAATCAG atagtACAGTCATAGCAGCAAAAGTGTTGGGAAGAGCAAAGGATGAGATTGAGAAGATCTTGCACATTAATAAAACAAAGGAAACTCATGGCCAGCGTGATGACATAGGAGAGGATACCCCATTAAATGAAGTCAAAGCTCCAAATTTATTAGAGCGCGCAGTGGAAGAATATGAGGCTTTTATGCAGACCATTCATTCTAAGAAAGAATCTCAGACATTCGATAAAAG GGATGAAAATGCTGCATCAGTGCAGACAGAAGCAATGCCTATCTCAG AAATTAGTTCAAATGAGAAAATGCCAATCAATGAAGTGAAAGGGCCAAATATTTTTGAGAGAGCAAAAGATGAAATGGAGGCACTTGTTCATACCATCCGTCCTCAGGAGGAAACTGATTCACAAGCCAGAGAAGGATTTCTTTCAAAACTCGGAAAATGTTTGGAAATAATATGCTCTCCATCGAAAAAGAAGGATGATTAA
- the LOC120070258 gene encoding cytochrome b561 and DOMON domain-containing protein At3g61750: protein MAKWGFLISLPKCVVGFCFLLHVLNLQTPPVVADDEDDDYVAVDSSGYSGYSGGVSEQCDTDLRSFLPPPYGNLTNVVCKPIWNTFVLRYTQNEENVMNIIVSALYTTGWVGIGFSRDGMMVGSSAMVGWVNKKGHARIHQYYLQGRKQSEVIQDKGELPLTNVPSSVVLHGATIYLAFQLKFSVMVSQQPILLAFGNAYPRHNHLTTHSDKTAVVFDFSAGSKSSAAAVGSDIEQTKKNHGVLGIIGWGLILPVGAIIPRYFRHKDPLWYYLHSVIQFVGFAIGLTTVVLGRQLYNKINANVPTHRGIGIFVLVFSILQVLAFFLRPNKEAKIRKYWNWYHHWFGRIALFFGALNIVLGIQIGGAGNEWKVGYGFLLSIILIAVIVLEALAWMKRSDKAAMNSFQMNPVP from the exons ATGGCAAAATGGGGTTTTCTTATATCCCTTCCCAAATGTGTTGTTGGATTCTGTTTTTTACTCCATGTTTTGAACCTGCAGACACCGCCCGTGGTGGccgatgatgaagatgatgattaCGTTGCAGTAGATAGCAGCGGCTACAGCGGTTATAGCGGCGGTGTATCGGAGCAATGTGATACTGATTTGAGAAGCTTTCTTCCACCACCATATGGTAATTTAACCAATGTCGTCTGCAAACCCATCTGGAATACATTTGTATTACGG TATACACAAAATGAAGAGAATGTAATGAACATCATTGTATCAGCTTTATACACAACAGGGTGGGTAGGGATTGGGTTTTCAAGAGATGGGATGATGGTGGGATCAAGTGCAATGGTGGGATGGGTAAACAAGAAAGGCCATGCAAGAATCCACCAATATTACTTGCAAGGAAGAAAACAATCAGAAGTAATTCAAGACAAAGGAGAATTGCCACTTACTAATGTTCCTTCCTCAGTTGTATTGCATGGTGCCACCATTTACTTGGCATTTCAGCTCAAATTCAGTGTCATGGTTTCTCAGCAACCAATCCTCTTGGCTTTTGGGAATGCTTATCCTAGACATAATCACTTGACTACTCACAGTGATAAAACTGCTGTTGTTTTTGACTTCTCTGCAG GTTCCAAGTCTTCAGCAGCAGCAGTAGGCAGTGACATTGAACAGACAAAGAAAAACCATGGTGTATTGGGGATCATTGGATGGGGTCTCATCCTTCCAGTTGGGGCAATCATTCCTAGATACTTCAGACATAAGGATCCTCTTTGGTACTATCTTCATTCAGTAATTCAGTTTGTGGGCTTTGCCATTGGACTTACTACTGTTGTACTTGGAAGACAACTTTACAACAAAATTAATGCCAATGTACCAACTCATAGAGGCATTGGTATCTTTGTTCTTGTATTCAGCATTCTTCAG GTGCTGGCATTCTTTTTGAGACCCAACAAGGAAGCTAAAATCAGAAAGTACTGGAATTGGTATCACCATTGGTTTGGAAGGATTGCTCTGTTTTTTGGAGCATTGAATATAGTGTTGGGAATTCAAATTGGAGGAGCAGGAAATGAATGGAAAGTAGGCTATGGGTTTCTTCTTAGCATAATACTTATTGCAGTGATTGTTTTGGAAGCATTGGCATGGATGAAAAGATCAGATAAAGCTGCCATGAATTCATTTCAAATGAATCCAGTACCATAA
- the LOC120070908 gene encoding uncharacterized protein LOC120070908 isoform X2, whose protein sequence is METVTVGLISSPFVFYGSPQSTRRCSTNFLSFGFIQSKKLRRFPHNLSCTTRSTSRNQKTEDGYRSFRSNLFWVLVPILQSIKGVVLSKTHKAQSVSEGFVDGGLNENYLQSGSFGIALLSITATAKHRISPFVATLATNPTFVSGLFAWFFAQSTKVLLNFFVERKWDLKIMFACGGMPSSHSALCTALTTSVALCHGVADSLFPVCLGFSLIVMYDAIGVRRHAGMQAELLSLLRGFHQSCIIHCYGFLILSLRTCLKDIP, encoded by the exons ATGGAAACTGTCACTGTAGGACTTATATCGAGTCCCTTCGTCTTCTACGGCTCCCCACAATCAACTAGGCGTTGTTCTACCAACTTCTTGTCTTTTGGGTTTATTCAATCCAAAAAGCTTCGAAGATTTCCCCATAATTTGTCTTGTACTACTCGTTCAACGTCTAGAAACCAGAAAACTGAAGACGGTTATCGCAGTTTTCGTTCGAATCTCTTCTGGGTTTTGGTTCCGATTTTGCAAAGTATCAAAGGGGTTGTGTTATCCAAAACCCACAAAGCTCAGAGTGTTTCAGAGGGATTTGTGGATGGGGGATTGAATGAAAATTACTTGCAAAGCGGGAGTTTCGGGATTGCTTTGTTAAGTATAACTGCGACCGCGAAGCATCGGATTAGTCCGTTCGTTGCTACATTGGCGACGAATCCGACGTTTGTTTCGGGATTGTTCGCGTGGTTTTTTGCACAATCGACGAAGGTTTTGTTGAACTTTTTCGTTGAAAGGAAATGGGATTTGAAAATAATGTTTGCTTGTGGTGGGATGCCTTCGTCTCACTCTGCATTGTGCACAGCTTTGACGACTTCGGTGGCTCTTTGTCATGGCGTAGCGGACTCTCTTTTTCCTGTTTGCTTGGGCTTTAGTCTTATTGTTATGTACGATGCAATTGGAGTTCGTCGACATGCCGGCATGCAAGCTGAG TTGCTAAGTTTGTTGAGGGGTTTTCATCAAAGTTGCATCATCCATTGTTATGG GTTCTTAATCTTATCGTTGAGGACTTGTTTGAAGGACATCCCATAA
- the LOC120070908 gene encoding uncharacterized protein LOC120070908 isoform X1 has translation METVTVGLISSPFVFYGSPQSTRRCSTNFLSFGFIQSKKLRRFPHNLSCTTRSTSRNQKTEDGYRSFRSNLFWVLVPILQSIKGVVLSKTHKAQSVSEGFVDGGLNENYLQSGSFGIALLSITATAKHRISPFVATLATNPTFVSGLFAWFFAQSTKVLLNFFVERKWDLKIMFACGGMPSSHSALCTALTTSVALCHGVADSLFPVCLGFSLIVMYDAIGVRRHAGMQAEVLNLIVEDLFEGHPISKRKLKELLGHTPSQVLAGALLGIAVAWFFCQGSFIPC, from the exons ATGGAAACTGTCACTGTAGGACTTATATCGAGTCCCTTCGTCTTCTACGGCTCCCCACAATCAACTAGGCGTTGTTCTACCAACTTCTTGTCTTTTGGGTTTATTCAATCCAAAAAGCTTCGAAGATTTCCCCATAATTTGTCTTGTACTACTCGTTCAACGTCTAGAAACCAGAAAACTGAAGACGGTTATCGCAGTTTTCGTTCGAATCTCTTCTGGGTTTTGGTTCCGATTTTGCAAAGTATCAAAGGGGTTGTGTTATCCAAAACCCACAAAGCTCAGAGTGTTTCAGAGGGATTTGTGGATGGGGGATTGAATGAAAATTACTTGCAAAGCGGGAGTTTCGGGATTGCTTTGTTAAGTATAACTGCGACCGCGAAGCATCGGATTAGTCCGTTCGTTGCTACATTGGCGACGAATCCGACGTTTGTTTCGGGATTGTTCGCGTGGTTTTTTGCACAATCGACGAAGGTTTTGTTGAACTTTTTCGTTGAAAGGAAATGGGATTTGAAAATAATGTTTGCTTGTGGTGGGATGCCTTCGTCTCACTCTGCATTGTGCACAGCTTTGACGACTTCGGTGGCTCTTTGTCATGGCGTAGCGGACTCTCTTTTTCCTGTTTGCTTGGGCTTTAGTCTTATTGTTATGTACGATGCAATTGGAGTTCGTCGACATGCCGGCATGCAAGCTGAG GTTCTTAATCTTATCGTTGAGGACTTGTTTGAAGGACATCCCATAAGCAAAAGAAAGCTGAAAGAGCTGCTTGGCCACACGCCATCGCAGGTTCTTGCTGGTGCTCTGCTAGGAATTGCGGTTGCTTGGTTCTTTTGTCAGGGTTCCTTCATCCCATGTTGA
- the LOC120070179 gene encoding calcineurin B-like protein 7 isoform X1, which translates to MGCKSSKPAPLEEPTPSNSLHDTSAFASDTPFSESDIESLHKLFQKLSDSVIKDGQIHKEELRLAIFKNVNERNLFLDRIFYLFDANKNGRIGFGEFVRTLSVFHPNTPKAVKIAHAFKLYDLRHTGFIEREELREMVLALLSESDLVLPDDVVEMIVDKVKMSLPTVLLLLVPKTLVCFNLLLCLQTFTEADAKGDGKIDEDEWKAYVAQNPSLLKHMTLPYLMYVSSLSSSYLLLFPLLKEGVLNRVYNLLFSFVTCAVCIGGSL; encoded by the exons ATGGGTTGCAAATCCTCAAAACCAGCTCCATTGGAGGAACCAACTCCCTCTAATTCCTTACATGATACCTCTGCTTTTGCTTCTGATACCCCTT TTTCAGAGAGCGATATAGAGTCTTTACATAAGCTATTTCAGAAACTGAGTGATTCTGTAATCAAAGATGGCCAAATACACAAG GAAGAACTTCGGCTTGCAATTTTCAAGAATGTCAATGAAAGGAACCTCTTTTTGGACAGG ATTTTTTATCTGTTTGATGCTAACAAAAATGGGAGAATTGGGTTTGGGGAATTTGTTAGGACACTGAGTGTCTTTCATCCCAACACTCCAAAGGCAGTCAAGATTGCAC ATGCATTTAAGCTGTATGATCTTAGACACACTGGCTTCATTGAACGTGAAGAG CTGAGAGAGATGGTGTTGGCTCTTCTATCTGAATCCGATCTAGTTCTACCCGACGATGTAGTTGAAATGATTGTCGACAAGGTAAAGATGAGCCTACCGACTGTTCTGCTACTTCTTGTTCCCAAAACTTTAGTTTGCTTCAACTTGCTGCTCTGTTTGCAGACTTTTACTGAAGCAGATGCAAAGGGTGATGGTAAGATTGATGAGGATGAGTGGAAAGCGTATGTAGCACAAAATCCTTCACTACTAAAGCATATGACTCTTCCATATTTGATGTATGTTTCAAGTCTTTCCTCTagttatttacttctttttcctcttcttaaagAGGGAGTTTTGAACCGTGTCTAcaatcttttgttttcttttgttacTTGTGCTGTATGTATAGGAGGCTCTCTATGA
- the LOC120070179 gene encoding calcineurin B-like protein 7 isoform X4, translating into MGCKSSKPAPLEEPTPSNSLHDTSAFASDTPFSESDIESLHKLFQKLSDSVIKDGQIHKEELRLAIFKNVNERNLFLDRIFYLFDANKNGRIGFGEFVRTLSVFHPNTPKAVKIAHAFKLYDLRHTGFIEREELREMVLALLSESDLVLPDDVVEMIVDKTFTEADAKGDGKIDEDEWKAYVAQNPSLLKHMTLPYLIDMTLAFPSFVDSGVNSSNLKA; encoded by the exons ATGGGTTGCAAATCCTCAAAACCAGCTCCATTGGAGGAACCAACTCCCTCTAATTCCTTACATGATACCTCTGCTTTTGCTTCTGATACCCCTT TTTCAGAGAGCGATATAGAGTCTTTACATAAGCTATTTCAGAAACTGAGTGATTCTGTAATCAAAGATGGCCAAATACACAAG GAAGAACTTCGGCTTGCAATTTTCAAGAATGTCAATGAAAGGAACCTCTTTTTGGACAGG ATTTTTTATCTGTTTGATGCTAACAAAAATGGGAGAATTGGGTTTGGGGAATTTGTTAGGACACTGAGTGTCTTTCATCCCAACACTCCAAAGGCAGTCAAGATTGCAC ATGCATTTAAGCTGTATGATCTTAGACACACTGGCTTCATTGAACGTGAAGAG CTGAGAGAGATGGTGTTGGCTCTTCTATCTGAATCCGATCTAGTTCTACCCGACGATGTAGTTGAAATGATTGTCGACAAG ACTTTTACTGAAGCAGATGCAAAGGGTGATGGTAAGATTGATGAGGATGAGTGGAAAGCGTATGTAGCACAAAATCCTTCACTACTAAAGCATATGACTCTTCCATATTTGAT AGACATGACACTGGCATTTCCCAGCTTTGTGGACAGTGGAGTGAATAGCTCTAATCTTAAGGCTTGA
- the LOC120070179 gene encoding calcineurin B-like protein 7 isoform X3 encodes MGCKSSKPAPLEEPTPSNSLHDTSAFASDTPFSESDIESLHKLFQKLSDSVIKDGQIHKEELRLAIFKNVNERNLFLDRIFYLFDANKNGRIGFGEFVRTLSVFHPNTPKAVKIAHAFKLYDLRHTGFIEREELREMVLALLSESDLVLPDDVVEMIVDKTFTEADAKGDGKIDEDEWKAYVAQNPSLLKHMTLPYLMYVSSLSSSYLLLFPLLKEGVLNRVYNLLFSFVTCAVCIGGSL; translated from the exons ATGGGTTGCAAATCCTCAAAACCAGCTCCATTGGAGGAACCAACTCCCTCTAATTCCTTACATGATACCTCTGCTTTTGCTTCTGATACCCCTT TTTCAGAGAGCGATATAGAGTCTTTACATAAGCTATTTCAGAAACTGAGTGATTCTGTAATCAAAGATGGCCAAATACACAAG GAAGAACTTCGGCTTGCAATTTTCAAGAATGTCAATGAAAGGAACCTCTTTTTGGACAGG ATTTTTTATCTGTTTGATGCTAACAAAAATGGGAGAATTGGGTTTGGGGAATTTGTTAGGACACTGAGTGTCTTTCATCCCAACACTCCAAAGGCAGTCAAGATTGCAC ATGCATTTAAGCTGTATGATCTTAGACACACTGGCTTCATTGAACGTGAAGAG CTGAGAGAGATGGTGTTGGCTCTTCTATCTGAATCCGATCTAGTTCTACCCGACGATGTAGTTGAAATGATTGTCGACAAG ACTTTTACTGAAGCAGATGCAAAGGGTGATGGTAAGATTGATGAGGATGAGTGGAAAGCGTATGTAGCACAAAATCCTTCACTACTAAAGCATATGACTCTTCCATATTTGATGTATGTTTCAAGTCTTTCCTCTagttatttacttctttttcctcttcttaaagAGGGAGTTTTGAACCGTGTCTAcaatcttttgttttcttttgttacTTGTGCTGTATGTATAGGAGGCTCTCTATGA
- the LOC120070179 gene encoding calcineurin B-like protein 7 isoform X2, producing the protein MGCKSSKPAPLEEPTPSNSLHDTSAFASDTPFSESDIESLHKLFQKLSDSVIKDGQIHKEELRLAIFKNVNERNLFLDRIFYLFDANKNGRIGFGEFVRTLSVFHPNTPKAVKIAHAFKLYDLRHTGFIEREELREMVLALLSESDLVLPDDVVEMIVDKVKMSLPTVLLLLVPKTLVCFNLLLCLQTFTEADAKGDGKIDEDEWKAYVAQNPSLLKHMTLPYLIDMTLAFPSFVDSGVNSSNLKA; encoded by the exons ATGGGTTGCAAATCCTCAAAACCAGCTCCATTGGAGGAACCAACTCCCTCTAATTCCTTACATGATACCTCTGCTTTTGCTTCTGATACCCCTT TTTCAGAGAGCGATATAGAGTCTTTACATAAGCTATTTCAGAAACTGAGTGATTCTGTAATCAAAGATGGCCAAATACACAAG GAAGAACTTCGGCTTGCAATTTTCAAGAATGTCAATGAAAGGAACCTCTTTTTGGACAGG ATTTTTTATCTGTTTGATGCTAACAAAAATGGGAGAATTGGGTTTGGGGAATTTGTTAGGACACTGAGTGTCTTTCATCCCAACACTCCAAAGGCAGTCAAGATTGCAC ATGCATTTAAGCTGTATGATCTTAGACACACTGGCTTCATTGAACGTGAAGAG CTGAGAGAGATGGTGTTGGCTCTTCTATCTGAATCCGATCTAGTTCTACCCGACGATGTAGTTGAAATGATTGTCGACAAGGTAAAGATGAGCCTACCGACTGTTCTGCTACTTCTTGTTCCCAAAACTTTAGTTTGCTTCAACTTGCTGCTCTGTTTGCAGACTTTTACTGAAGCAGATGCAAAGGGTGATGGTAAGATTGATGAGGATGAGTGGAAAGCGTATGTAGCACAAAATCCTTCACTACTAAAGCATATGACTCTTCCATATTTGAT AGACATGACACTGGCATTTCCCAGCTTTGTGGACAGTGGAGTGAATAGCTCTAATCTTAAGGCTTGA